TACTGCGGCACGCCAAGTCGGCCTGGCCGGCCGGGGTCCCCGACCATGAGCGGCCGCTCGCCCCGCGCGGCCGGAGGGACGCCCCGGCGGCGGGCCGGGCGATCGCCGAGGCCGGCTGCGTCCCCGACCTCGCGCTGTGCTCCACCGCCGTGCGCGCCCGCGGGACCTGGGAGCTGGCGTCCGCGCAGTGGGACGCACCCTCGCCGGTCCGCCTCGACCCCCGGCTGTACGGGGCCGACGTGCCCGAGCTGCTGGACATCGTGCGCGAGACGCCCGCCGGGATCGGAACGCTGCTGCTGGTCGGGCACAACCCCGGCCTGGAGGAACTGGTGCTCGACGTGGCCGGGGGCGGGGAGCCCGCCGCCCTGGACGCGGTGCGGCTGAAGTTCCCCACCTCGGCCCTGGCCGTCCTGACCTGGCGCGGAACCGACTGGCGGTCCCTGGTCCCCGGCGCGGCCCTGCTGGCGTCGGCGACCGTGCCCAGAGGCGACCGCACGCCGTAGCCGCCCCGCCCGGCCCCCTGCGGTCGGGCGTGATCACGGCGGTGCAGCAGGCCGCCGGGCACATCGGCGCCCGCGCCGTGCCCGCGCCGACGGCGACCGGGAGCGCACCGCATAGGCTGGCCGGATGCAGGAGGAGTACCGCACCGTCGCCCGCGCGGGCGTGCACGAGACCGAGGTCAACCGCTCCCGCTTCCTGTGCGCCCTGGCCCCCGCGGCAACCGAGCAGGAGGCCCAGGACTTCATCGCGTCCGTGCGCAAGGAGCACGCCGACGCCACCCACAACTGCTGGGCGTACGTCATCGGCGCCGACGCCGGCGTGCAGAAGGCGAGCGACGACGGCGAGCCCGGCGGCACCGCGGGCGTGCCGATGCTCCAGATGCTGCTGCGGCGCGAGATGCGGTATGTCGCCGCCGTCGTGACCCGCTACTACGGCGGCGTCAAGCTCGGCGCGGGCGGTCTCATCCGGGCGTACGGCGGCGCGGTCGGCGAGGCGCTGGACGTCCTTCCCGTGCGCACCCGTCGCCGGTTCCGCCTGGCCACGGTGACCGTCGACCACCAGCGGGCCGGCAAGGTCCACAACGACCTCCACTCGACCGGACGCGACGTGCGCGAGGTCACCTACGGCGAGGCCGTCACCATCGAGATCGGTCTTCCGGAGGCCGAGGTGGACGCCTTCCGGGCCTGGCTGGCCGACGCCACGGCGGGCACGGCCGGGTTCGAGCTGGGCGGGGAGTCGTACGGGGACGCGTGACGAGTCGGACACACGCACGGGCGCGATGTCCGCAACATGCCTATTCGTCACCTGTCGTGACGGTGCGATACGGGAGTAACCGCCCGTGCTGTCGGACCCGGCCGTTAGTCTCGGGGATCATGAGGCTCCTGCACACTTCCGACTGGCACCTCGGCCGGGCGTTCCACCGGGTGAACATGCTCGGCGCCCAGTCCGAGTTCATCGGTCACCTGGTCGCCACCGTGCGCGAACGCGCGGTCGACGCGGTGGTCGTGTCGGGGGACGTGTACGACCGTGCGGTGCCCCCGCTCGCCGCGGTCGAGCTGTTCGACGACGCACTGCACCGGCTCGCCGACGCCGGCGTGCCCACGGTGATGATCTCCGGCAACCACGACTCGGCCCGCCGGCTCGGCGTCGGCGCCGGACTCATCGGCCGCGCCGGCATCCACCTGCGCACGGACCCGACGGCGGCCGCCACCCCGGTCGTCCTCCAGGACGCCCACGGGGACGTCGCCTTCTACGGCCTGCCCTACCTCGAACCCGCCCTGGTGAAAGAGGAGTTCGGCGTGGAGAAGGCGAGCCACGAGGCCGTGCTCGCCGCCGCCATGGAGCGGGTCCGTGCCGACCTCGCCGCACGCGCCCGAGGCACCCGCTCCGTCGTCCTCGCCCACGCCTTCGTCACCGGCGGCGAGCCCAGCGACAGCGAGCGCGACATCACCGTCGGCGGGGTCGCGTCGGTGCCCGCCGGCGTCTTCGACGGCGTCGACTACACCGCCCTCGGCCATCTGCACGGCAGCCAGACCCTCACCGAGCGCGTGCGCTACTCGGGCTCCCCGCTGCCGTACTCCTTCTCCGAGGCCGAGCACCGCAAGACCATGTGGCTCGTCGACCTCGGCCCCGAGGGCGAGATCGCGGCCGAAAGGATCGACTGTCCGGTCCCGCGCCCGCTGGCCCGCCTCCACGGCCCCCTGGAGGACCTGCTGGCCGACCCCGCGCTCGCCCGCCACGAGGACGCCTGGGTCGAGGCGACGCTCACCGACGCCGTCCGCCCGGCCGACCCCATGGCCCGGCTCACCGACCGCTTCCCGCATGCCCTGAGCCTCGTCTTCGCCCCCGAGCGCGCCCCCGACGACCCGGACGTGTCGTACGCGCGGCGACTGGCCGACCGCAGCGACCAGGAGATCGCCGAGGACTTCGTGGCGCATGTGCGCGGCGCGGGGCCCGACGCCCGCGAACAGGGCGTGCTGCGGGACGCCTTCGACGCGGTGCGCGCGGACGACACGGCACGGGAGGTGGCCCGATGAGGCTGCACCGGCTCGTCCTGACCGCCTTCGGCCCCTTCGGCGGCACCCAGAGCGTCGACTTCGACGAGCTGTCCGCCGCCGGGCTCTTCCTGCTGCACGGGCCGACCGGCGCCGGCAAGACCTCGATCCTGGACGCCGTCTGCTACGCACTGTACGGCTCTGTGCCCGGCG
The window above is part of the Streptomyces sp. NBC_00425 genome. Proteins encoded here:
- a CDS encoding SixA phosphatase family protein, which translates into the protein MSGPDGLAPRRLVVLRHAKSAWPAGVPDHERPLAPRGRRDAPAAGRAIAEAGCVPDLALCSTAVRARGTWELASAQWDAPSPVRLDPRLYGADVPELLDIVRETPAGIGTLLLVGHNPGLEELVLDVAGGGEPAALDAVRLKFPTSALAVLTWRGTDWRSLVPGAALLASATVPRGDRTP
- a CDS encoding exonuclease SbcCD subunit D, which produces MRLLHTSDWHLGRAFHRVNMLGAQSEFIGHLVATVRERAVDAVVVSGDVYDRAVPPLAAVELFDDALHRLADAGVPTVMISGNHDSARRLGVGAGLIGRAGIHLRTDPTAAATPVVLQDAHGDVAFYGLPYLEPALVKEEFGVEKASHEAVLAAAMERVRADLAARARGTRSVVLAHAFVTGGEPSDSERDITVGGVASVPAGVFDGVDYTALGHLHGSQTLTERVRYSGSPLPYSFSEAEHRKTMWLVDLGPEGEIAAERIDCPVPRPLARLHGPLEDLLADPALARHEDAWVEATLTDAVRPADPMARLTDRFPHALSLVFAPERAPDDPDVSYARRLADRSDQEIAEDFVAHVRGAGPDAREQGVLRDAFDAVRADDTAREVAR
- a CDS encoding YigZ family protein, translated to MQEEYRTVARAGVHETEVNRSRFLCALAPAATEQEAQDFIASVRKEHADATHNCWAYVIGADAGVQKASDDGEPGGTAGVPMLQMLLRREMRYVAAVVTRYYGGVKLGAGGLIRAYGGAVGEALDVLPVRTRRRFRLATVTVDHQRAGKVHNDLHSTGRDVREVTYGEAVTIEIGLPEAEVDAFRAWLADATAGTAGFELGGESYGDA